Proteins found in one Desulfobacterales bacterium genomic segment:
- a CDS encoding thioredoxin family protein, producing MNLRRIQTRIAVISLIGCLFLSSFSSFHLEVHAQDFSSLPPKGMATMIDLGADSCVPCKLMAPILKKLEKEFSGRVAIIFIDVWKHKDQARRFGIRAIPTQIFFDKDGKEVYRNLGFMSEKAIVAQLKKMGIK from the coding sequence ATGAATTTGCGGAGAATCCAAACCAGGATAGCAGTTATTTCGCTTATCGGCTGTTTATTTCTATCTTCCTTCTCAAGCTTCCACTTGGAGGTGCATGCCCAGGATTTCAGCAGCTTACCTCCCAAGGGGATGGCGACCATGATCGATCTGGGCGCAGATTCCTGCGTCCCCTGCAAATTGATGGCGCCGATCTTAAAAAAACTTGAAAAGGAATTCAGCGGCAGGGTCGCCATCATCTTTATTGATGTTTGGAAACATAAGGATCAGGCCAGACGCTTCGGCATACGGGCCATTCCGACTCAGATTTTTTTTGACAAGGACGGAAAAGAGGTTTACCGGAACCTCGGGTTTATGAGTGAAAAGGCCATCGTAGCCCAGCTAAAAAAGATGGGAATCAAATAA
- a CDS encoding putative zinc-binding protein yields MSEDCCTPNGNVMILSCSGGSNVGQLSNRAAVELTLEGFRKMFCLAGVGGHLSGFVQSAKDIPAMVAIDGCPVGCAKAILDHAEIPIKNYVLITDLAIEKNKDFNLKDEDVRKVKDAVRRAYINRTVPPICC; encoded by the coding sequence ATGTCTGAAGATTGCTGTACCCCGAATGGAAATGTAATGATTCTTTCCTGTTCCGGCGGATCAAACGTCGGCCAGTTGAGCAATAGGGCGGCCGTTGAACTCACCTTGGAAGGTTTCCGCAAGATGTTTTGCCTGGCCGGCGTCGGCGGACATTTGAGCGGCTTTGTGCAGTCGGCAAAGGATATCCCTGCGATGGTAGCTATCGACGGGTGCCCGGTGGGCTGCGCCAAGGCGATTTTAGATCATGCCGAGATACCTATTAAAAACTATGTCCTCATTACGGATCTTGCCATTGAAAAGAACAAGGATTTCAACCTTAAGGATGAAGATGTCCGTAAAGTAAAGGACGCAGTTCGCAGAGCATACATCAACAGAACCGTTCCACCGATCTGCTGCTGA
- a CDS encoding permease, producing the protein MNNLLTKHKQYIWLASYLAATVLSFLLGFDPGKVVFSNFTHFFIEMITFIPFLFIIVGLLDVWFPREKIERHIGQDSGIKGIFLMVILAMLQAGPIYVAFPVAYILHKKGASIKNVFIYLGAFSSVKIPMLGMEIGYLGVRFTLARTLVALPLFVAIGYFMEWYLKDKNFGINNL; encoded by the coding sequence ATGAATAATTTACTAACAAAACATAAACAATATATCTGGCTGGCGTCTTATCTGGCGGCGACCGTCCTTTCTTTTCTCTTGGGCTTTGATCCGGGCAAGGTGGTTTTCAGCAATTTCACCCACTTTTTCATAGAGATGATAACGTTCATTCCGTTTTTATTTATCATCGTCGGCCTGTTGGATGTCTGGTTTCCCAGGGAAAAAATTGAAAGACACATCGGACAGGACTCCGGAATCAAAGGAATATTTTTGATGGTCATTTTGGCCATGCTGCAAGCCGGACCGATTTATGTTGCCTTTCCGGTCGCCTATATTCTTCATAAAAAAGGCGCCAGCATTAAAAATGTATTTATTTATCTCGGTGCTTTTTCATCGGTTAAAATACCGATGCTGGGGATGGAGATCGGTTATCTGGGCGTTCGGTTTACTCTGGCGCGAACTTTGGTTGCATTGCCTTTGTTTGTCGCCATCGGCTATTTCATGGAGTGGTATCTAAAGGATAAGAATTTCGGGATTAATAATTTGTAA
- a CDS encoding thioredoxin family protein: MDIRILGPGCPRCKQTEKIVLEAVAERGVNAQVEKVTDMMKIAGYGVFGTPAVVVNGEVKCVGKIPSKEEVKGWIKK; encoded by the coding sequence ATGGATATTAGGATATTGGGGCCGGGATGCCCCAGATGCAAACAGACCGAAAAAATTGTTTTGGAAGCGGTTGCCGAAAGAGGCGTGAACGCCCAGGTTGAGAAGGTGACCGATATGATGAAGATTGCCGGTTACGGGGTGTTCGGCACACCGGCGGTTGTGGTGAATGGCGAGGTAAAGTGCGTGGGTAAAATACCCTCCAAGGAAGAGGTGAAAGGGTGGATCAAAAAATAA
- a CDS encoding arsenate reductase ArsC gives MTDKYKILFLCTGNSCRSQMAEAWTRQLKNNQFEAYSAGVSPKGIDPRAVKAMAEVGIDISGQTSKDIEAVRHLGFAYVVTLCDNANESCPFFPGKTRRIYRGFDDPPRLSADAKTEAEKLAPYRRVRDEIRKFVEKLPEILNEESKG, from the coding sequence ATGACGGATAAATATAAAATCCTTTTTTTATGTACCGGCAACTCCTGTCGCAGTCAGATGGCCGAAGCCTGGACCCGGCAGTTAAAAAACAACCAGTTTGAGGCTTATTCCGCCGGCGTTTCCCCCAAAGGCATTGATCCGCGGGCCGTCAAAGCCATGGCGGAAGTCGGCATCGATATCTCGGGGCAGACTTCCAAGGATATCGAAGCCGTTCGGCATCTGGGGTTTGCCTATGTCGTCACCCTGTGTGACAATGCCAATGAGTCCTGCCCCTTTTTCCCGGGGAAAACCCGGCGGATTTACCGTGGATTTGATGATCCGCCCAGGCTGTCCGCGGATGCGAAAACCGAAGCTGAAAAGCTGGCTCCTTACCGTCGGGTAAGGGACGAAATTCGAAAGTTCGTTGAAAAATTACCTGAAATACTTAATGAAGAAAGCAAGGGTTAA